The Pseudofrankia sp. DC12 region TCAGCGACGATCTCGTCGAGCATAGCGGCCAGATTCTGGATCGGCTGGTGTTCAGGGTTGATGACGGCGAGGACGGCGACTTCGTTGCGCCGGTCGGGCTGTGTGAGGAGCGGAGCTGCCGCGGCCAGGATCTGTTCGCGTTCGTTCCAGCTGCCAACTGCTGCCCAGGCTCGGATCGCGTCGATGGTGTCCTCGCGAGCCCGAAGTGTTGCCCAGGCGGGTAGTCGTTCGGCGTATGGTGCTGCAAGGTCGCTGTCGACGTTCAGGACGAATCCGATGGCTGTGCGTACGAGGCGGCGGCCCTGCGTGACGACAGTGGACGCGGGGCTGTCGTCGATCCTTCGCGCGGCGACCACAAGGTCGTCGAGTGCCCCGTCGATATCTCCCGCACCGGCCCGCCAGGATGCGCGAGCCGCGTGCAGGTAGCCGGTTGCTGCAGGCTGTTCGGCTAGCGGGCTGCCGGGATCGAGTTCGAACAAGGCGTGCGCAGCGTCCACATCGCCTTGGGCCGAGAGCGCGTCAGCGAGGTTTGTGAGCGACGTCGTCAAGTCCGAGAGGAATAGGGCCGAGTTTGTCTCGGCCAGCTGCCGGTAGATCTGGACAGCTTCTTTGGCCGCAGCCAGCGCCTCGGAGAGGTCACCCGTCGCGCGCAGCACGTAGGCAAGGTTGTTCAGAGCCCCCGCCAGCACCGGAACGAACATCTCCGGTCGAACCTTGACGATTTCTCGGTAAATATTCACGGACTCACGCGCGACGTTTTGAGCTTCTTCTGCTTCGCTGACCGTGACTAGTAAAGGGGCGAGGTTGCTCAGACTCCCTGCCAGGTTAGGCAACCAGAGGGTCCGGTTATCGGCGACGAGCGTGCGATAAATCTCTACTGTCTCGCGTGCGACGGGCAGCGCCTCGGGTTTCTTGTCTGCTCTCGTGAGCGCTACAGCGAGATCGTTCAGCGCCGCAGCGAGGTCTGGCGTGGGCAGACCTGGCTGGGTGTCCGTCTGGCGTCGTCGCAGGTCGACGGCCTCGCCGGCGACCTCCAGGGCGCTGGGGTGCTGGCCGGCCGCGGACAGTGTCTGTGCGAATGCGCTTAACGAGCCGGCGAGATACGGCTCAAACGCGGCAGGGTTGCTTTCGCGTAGGCGGCGGAAGTGTTCGACGGCTTCGGACGCTGCCGCGAAGGCTTCGTCCGGATGGCCGGCGTCTGCGAGTCGATGGGTGAGGTTGTGCAAGGACCGGGCGAGGTTGAACAGGAAGGCGTCCGGGTCGCGGGCAGCCAACTGGTGCCATATCTGCGTGGCGTCACGAGCGACGGACATGGCTTCCGTACGCTCACCGACCTCCGAGAGCCTGCTCGCATAGTCGGTGAGCGATCCGGCGAACTCGGGCAGAAACACATCAGGCTCAGCTCGGGCCAGAGCCTGCCGTAGTTCGACGGCCCGGCGGCCGGTTTCCAGGGCCTCAAGGTAATCACCGGCTTCCGCGAGCCGGTTAGCCAGATTGTGTAGCGCATCCGAGAGATTCGGCAGATAGGCCCCAGGATGAGCGGCGGTGACGCCTTCGAGGATCTCGACGGATTCCCGTGCCGCTGCCAGGGCCAGCACCCGGTCTCCTTTCGCGGCGGCTGCGGTACCGAGGTTACTTAGCGCCCGTCCCAAGATGACGGAGGACGTGGGGTTGAGAGTTCTCCGAAGGAGTTCGACCGCCTCCTGTGCGACGGTCAGCGCCTGCCGTTTGTCACCAGCATCGAGAAGCTGGATGGCGTGGTTACTCAACGATGTCGCGAGGTCGTCTCGATGGGCGCCAGGGTTGGAACCGCTCAGTTCCCGATTGATGTCGACCGCCTCGCGGCCCGCTTCCACCGCTTCGTCGCGTTTCCCAGCCCTGGACAGGCAGGCGGCAAGGTTGCTGAGCGCGACGGCCAGTCCCGGCTCGGCTGCAGACTCGGTGCCCGCGCTCGGACGACGTAGCGCGACCGCTTCGCGGGCGGCTGCCACCGCTGACGTCCGATCGCCCGCGAGTAGCTGTGCGTTCGCGAGGGCGTCCAGCGATCGGGCCAGAACGTCGCGACATGCGGCCGGGTGGAACGTGTGGAGTTGTCTGCTCAGATTTACCGCGTCGCGGGCGGCCAGGACTGCCTTCGCGCGGTCGCCAGTTTCGAGGAACACGCGGGTCAGCGTCATCAGCAGGTCTGTCAGAGCTGGGATATGGGCGGCCGGGTCCACATCGACTAGCGGACTGAGGAGACCCACGGCGTCCCACCCACGTGCAAGTGCTTGATCGTGTTCGCCCGCGATGAGGAGCTGAAGCGAGAGCGTGGCCAGCGCTGTCGCGAGGGTGCCCTCGAGGGCGGGGTCTAGCGTGACGAGCTCCCGCAACATCTCGACGGCCTCACGTGCGGCTGCCACAGCCTTCTCGCGATCACCGGCCTCCATCAGGTGGTGACCGAGGTTGTTCAGCGCGATGGCCAGGCCGACCTTCGCTGCGGCTTCGCCGGTTTCGGCAAGCGACCGGTACAACGCGACCGCCTCCAGCGCGACGACCGTGGCGTGCGTCCGGTCATTGGATTCTGAGAGCAAGCTGGCGAGATTGGTCAGCGCGGAGGCTAGACCGCGCCCATGAGCCTGCAGATCTCCGGCGGCGAGCTGGCGGAAGTCGTTGACCGCGTTGCGCGCCGCAGCCAGCGCTTCCGCGTATCGGCCGTCGTCGGCGAGCCGTACCGCGAGGATCCGCAGCGCGTCGGCTCGTTCTGCCGTCGCTGGTTCGCCGCTGGCCGAGGTCCCTTCGGGAGAGGTGGGCACGAGGCGGTCCGCGACGGCGAGCGCAAGCGACCGCAATGTCGTATGGCCCGGGGGAATGTCGCTGGCGAGTAGCTGCAGCGGAAGCGGCGAGTCCGGTCGCTGTGCGAGCGCCAGCAGTGCGTCCAACCACGGCCCGCCCTGGGCACGGGCCACGGTCAAGGCCTGCTGCCAGAGGCCGGATACCTGGTCGACCACGAGACGCGCGAGGCCGGCGACTGTCGTCCTGTCGGCGCCGCTCGTCGCGGCGCGGGCGAAGGCAACACAGGCGTGGAGACGTTCCTGGTCGTTGGCCTCGGTCAACCAGCCGACGAGCACGTTCGGGTCGTTCGCGTAGCCGGCGACGACGAGGTGATCACCGACCGGGTCGGGGCGCAGCGCGATCGTCACGCCTGCCGGATCGACAGGCAGAACCCGGGTAAGGATCTCGACGACCTCGCTGCGGAACCGATCGTCGTCGGCCAGGCCATCAGCGTGGCGCAGAAGGGCGGGAAGACGACTCGGGTGCGGAGCCAACAGCGTCACCGCAGCGCCGGCTGCCCGGAGTACGGCCCGAGGCGGCCTGCGACCGCCGAATTGGGCCTCGTATGCACGGGTCCAATAGTCGAACTCGTGGCCGAGAATCTCCTCGTACAGTTCGGCCTTCGCAGTCGGCCTGCGACCAGGGTGGTGGATGTCCAGCCACGCGAACATGACCAGGTCCAGCGTCGTCCAGCCACCCGCTATCGGAGGCTCGGGCAGCCCGGAGATCGGATTTCGTTCACCCGCGTCGCGGGCGAACGCGGCGCGGGCGCGACGGAACACCCGAGCCGCACTGGGATGGTGAACCGGTAGTTCATCGGCCACGACGCCGGTCGAGATGCCAGCGCGACGCAGCGCCGGCCTGAGGTCATCGGTCCACCAGCCAGAGACCGCGCGGGCGCCGAGGATCAGGCAGGTCGGCCCGCCCTTGCGCAGTTCCAGAACGCGGACCGCCGCGACGATGTCCTCCGGCCGGGCTGCCTCGGCGTAGTCGCCTGCAACGGCGACCGGGCCGGTCAGTGTCGACAGCCAGTCGAGGCTGTCGCCTGAGAGGCCGTCCCTTAGGAACCCGGCGTACCATCCGGCCGCGGCGAGCCGCGCCGTCAGCTCGGCGAGCAGATGGGTCTTGCCTGATCCGCCTGGTCCGGTCACGATCCGCAGCCGCGGCCTAGACGTGTCGGTAGGCAGGTGCATACACCAATCCAGCAGCGCGTCGAGTTCATCGCGACCCTGGAAGGGGACAAGTCCCCTACGGGCGCCCATTGCGGCCAATGGCCCGTCATCCTCGTCCGCCCGGAGATATGGCGCCGACAGCGGCTCGACGACCGGGAAATTGCGCAGCCAGGCCCGGCCTGGAAACCCGGCTGCCCCCGCCGGGCGTCGTGCTCCCGGCGGCAACGGCGCCGCCTCGGGCCAAGTCCGGCCGGGCGCCACAGCACCCCGGGTTGCGTCCAGCAGCTCGTTGATGGCCTGCGGTGCCTCAAGTTCGAACAGGTCTACAGGGTCCAGCGGTGCCATCAGCCCGGCCAGAGGCAGGTTCGTGATCCGGACCGGAAGGAGTGGCCGGACTTGGCCGAGGCCGTCGCCAACGAAGACGGCCTGCCACTCTGCGCCCCGTAGGGGCGACCGGTGATACGCCTCCGACACGACCGCGACCGTCAGCCGTGCTCCGCGGATGGCATCGTCGGTCAGGCGGAACCAGTGGTCGGCCGGCAGGACGTCCCAGGCCCGCAGGAACACTGAATAGCCGGCATCCTCAAGCTGCCAGGCAATCCACTCTGCCCAGCCACCGTCCTCCGATGCGTAGGAAACGAACACGTCCCAGCGCGGCTCGTCGTCGGGCCGGCCCCCGTTGGCCATAAGCAGATCATCTCACCGCGCGGTTTCGACGAGGCCAGCGAGGCGCTTGATCCTAGGGCGACCCGCAATCTGCGGCATGCCGGTCTCCGGTGTGGCCGTCGCCCTGGTGCTGTCGGTGACGCGGACTGAGACGAGCCCTGACCAGGAGAGCGCCGCCCGCAGAGTCCGAACGGAGCAACGACCGCGCGCTGGTCCTCAGTAGACCGCGCTCCATGCGCGGAAGCGCATCCGAGGCGACCGTCTCCACCGCGTCAGGCGCTTTCCGTCCCGCGCCCTCGTCGAGGTTCGACGACTCCAGGGATGACGTCGAGGTCGAGGTATCTCTTAATCATGTGTTTCAGTTCTGCGCCTTTAATGAGGGTGATGCGGTTACGTTTGGCAAACGCGATGCTCGATGGGCCGTACCAGGAAGTGGTGACGACCATTCCCGTGGCAGCATTGTGGTCGTTCATCGATCCGGCGACTGCTTGCACTGTTCCGAGCTCGACTCTGTTCTTAGTGCGTTTGGCTTGGACGAGACAGACGCCCCCGAAGATGATGTCGTCTTTGGTCGCGACGACATCGATGCCGTCGTCGCGCGAGTCGACGGTTCGGTACGCTTCGATGCCCATGGCCTTGAGCAGCTTCTCGATGAGTCTTTCGAAGTCATGTGGGGTGAGTTGCATGAGGTTCGGCCGGGATTCGAGATCGGCTAGCTCGGTCGCGTCGTTGGCGAGCCTGAACCGACGGAGGTCGAACGTCACAACGGGTTTCACGGCCTCCAAGTCGTAAGGATTGGGCGAGACTTTCGCGCCCAGTTCACGCAGGCATCCGATCGGGTCGGTGACGCGATCAAGTTCAAGGCTCGCTTCGAACAAGGGCCGTTCGGGTTCGAGGCTGACCAGATGGTAGAGGGTGTCCTTGCCGGTCGTGGGGGCAACGTCAATGACGGTACCGTTGAAGACAACCACATCGACGAGATCGAGCGCCTTCGTGGCCTCGAAAACCTCATGGACTATCCGCAGCGTCATCCAGGCGACGAGCTGCGCATAAAGCTTCTTAACCTCAGGCTCTTTCCATTTTACAGGCCTGACCTCGGGAGCTGTCTTGAACAACTTATGCTCCCGGACCTCGGGGATGACGGACCGTCGCGGGAACTCGATCTCGATGACGATGTCGTGTTCCTGGGGCCGGTAGGCGATCTTCCTCGTTACAGGAAAGCCGTCAGGGTAGGTGGTAGAGGCAAGCGCCTGGCCGACGAACCACTCGACTGCTTCTGGGTCACCCTCCATACACGCCGCCCACTGCGCTGCGAGGCGGGCGTTGTGCGCCGCGACACGGTCGTGGGCCGCGGATGCCTGCTGATCGTGTCTGGCACGAGCAGCATCGAGCTCCCGGAGCCGGTCGGCTTCGGCCCGCTGGAACTCGGCGGTGTCGGCTTCCCACTGGGCTCGGGCCGCGTCGAGTTCCCGCTGGTATCGACCCGACCCGCCCACCAGGCGACTGGCCCGACCAGGAGTGGGAGGCTCGTAGTCCTCCCACTCCGGCGGCGTGCCGGCGACCGCAAGTTGTCCCGGCCGAAAGACGGACTGCTCCGCTACGATCTCCAGCGCGGCCACAGTGAAGACGGGTGACCCTAAGCCGTTGAGCAAAAGGTTCCTGCCCAGCTCAGCGATATGAGCGGCCGCAGCAGCGTTGTCGTTGTCCACGGACTGCTGACGCTGGGCCTGATCCCGGTCACGCTTCTCTTGCGCTTCCCGCTTCGCTTCCGCAGCCGATTCGCGTCTACGTTGCTGCGCGGCCTCCCGCTCAGACCGTGCAGCCGCGGCGCGTCGCTGCTGCCATTCCGACTGCCCGCCACCTGACTGCGCCATCGCCCATCGCTCCCGTCGGCGACCACCACGGGGTCTCAGCATAACGACCGCAAGCGATCAGCCCAGTCCACTCCGCGAAGATGACCCACCGACACTGCAGAAGACCGAAATGGACCACCGGTGACGGGCTCACGTCACCAGTCCTCTCGCCGGGCTGAGCCCGCTCGCCCAGATCAGAAGCGCTGCAGCTCCCCGGATGCATCCAGCCCGACGGGCTCAGGTCCGATGGTCGTCGTGTCGACGCCCCACACGGGTGATCGCCGACTTGTCTCTGCTCGAAGCTGCCCGAAGAGCGCCCGCGCACCAACTGAACCGATCTTCAGACTCCGCAGACATCGCCACGAACCGACCTCGACCTCAATCTCGCCATTTAGTAAAAGTTCGCCTCCGGAGCGGGCGAGCTGGCGACGTTCGTTCCCTGCGTTGTGAGCGGTACGCTTACCCGCCCTCGCCGAGGAGCGGCGCCAGCGCGAGGTCGCCATTCACCCGGAGTGCGAGCCGTAACCCGCGACCACAGTGTCTCGGAGCTCCGCCTTCAGAACACCTCGCGACGCAGGCAGTGGGGTCAACTCCGGGACTGTCCTGACCCGGACGGCGGACGAGGACCACGTCCGCCGTGCCCCGATCGGCGTGCGCGGGGCGACACCCGACGTCATCATGAGGACTAGCCCAGATCTTTCGTGCCTCGGTCAGGCGTGATCAGGGGCTGTCCTCCCGCCGTTGTTGATGTTGAGTTTTGCCGGTCGGGCTGGGTGCGGCCGTGGCCGGGTGCCCCGTTGTCGTGCGGGGTGGGTGTCCGGTCCACGTCCGGAACGGTGTTTCTCCTGGTCGGCGGTGTGGGAGGTCGGTGGCCCGGGTTATCCCGGGGCGGGCAGCGCGCGCAGCGTGTTGATCGCCTGGACGGCCAGCGGGGCCCAGGGGTGATGGGCCGCGAGGTGCAGCACGGTCTGGCGGGCGTGCCGGGCGAGCCGTCCTGCTAGCCAGAACAGCCGGTGGCGCAGCCGTTTCGGCTCCCACCGCCTCGCAGGGTGATCGGGCAGGGCGAGTAGCTGGGTCCAGGCGGTCAGGTCGAGGGCGAGCGCGACGAGGGCGCACCAGATCTGGTTGGACGCGAAGTCGTGCAGGGGCAGGTTGGTCAGGCCGGTGTCTTTCGCGCCGCGGATCCGGTCCTCGCAGCGGGCGCGGCGGCGGTGGCGTAGTTCGAGGTCGGCGAGCTGGCCGCGGACGGTGTTCGTCGCGAACGCGGTGATCCGGTTCCCGTCGACGTCGGTGATCCGTAGCTGGGCGCCGGGATGTGGGCGTTCCTTGCGGGCGATGACCCGCATTCCCGGTGGCCAGCCGGTCAGGTCCATCAGGCCGGTCAGTTCGGCGACGAACGCGCCGGGGCGGGGCTTGCGGTCGGCGTCGTAGGCCGGCGTCCACGCCGCCGCGGGGAGCCTGTCGATCAGCTGGGCGGCGCCCTCGGGCAGGGTGAACCCGACCGAGTAGCCCACCCGGCGCCGGTGCAGCCAGTCGACGAAGGCGTGCGTGCCGCCCGCCGAGTCCGCACGGATGAGCACCGTCCGGGACCGGCGCAGCCGCCTGGGCAGCTGGCCGAGTGCTCTGTTGGCGACCGTGATGTGGTCGGCGGCCGTGTTCGACCCGGCGTTACCCGCGCGCAGCAGCACCGCCGCCGGCTCCCCGCCACCAGCCTGACCGTGGTCGATGAACGCCCACAACGGGTGGAAGCCATATCCCCGCTTGAACGTCGGCCGGGCCTGTTCCTTCTCGGAATGGGCCGTGACCAGAGTGGCATCCAGATCCACCACCAGCGGGTCATCCGCCGACACCGCGTGGTCTGGCGCACGGCGACCCGCCACCGACCACACCCGGCCACGCGCGATCGCTCTGGCCCGGTCGACCGCGGCGAGCACCCGGTCCACGTCGTCGGCGAGCCGGTCGATGGTCCGTGACACCGTCGG contains the following coding sequences:
- a CDS encoding tetratricopeptide repeat protein; translated protein: MANGGRPDDEPRWDVFVSYASEDGGWAEWIAWQLEDAGYSVFLRAWDVLPADHWFRLTDDAIRGARLTVAVVSEAYHRSPLRGAEWQAVFVGDGLGQVRPLLPVRITNLPLAGLMAPLDPVDLFELEAPQAINELLDATRGAVAPGRTWPEAAPLPPGARRPAGAAGFPGRAWLRNFPVVEPLSAPYLRADEDDGPLAAMGARRGLVPFQGRDELDALLDWCMHLPTDTSRPRLRIVTGPGGSGKTHLLAELTARLAAAGWYAGFLRDGLSGDSLDWLSTLTGPVAVAGDYAEAARPEDIVAAVRVLELRKGGPTCLILGARAVSGWWTDDLRPALRRAGISTGVVADELPVHHPSAARVFRRARAAFARDAGERNPISGLPEPPIAGGWTTLDLVMFAWLDIHHPGRRPTAKAELYEEILGHEFDYWTRAYEAQFGGRRPPRAVLRAAGAAVTLLAPHPSRLPALLRHADGLADDDRFRSEVVEILTRVLPVDPAGVTIALRPDPVGDHLVVAGYANDPNVLVGWLTEANDQERLHACVAFARAATSGADRTTVAGLARLVVDQVSGLWQQALTVARAQGGPWLDALLALAQRPDSPLPLQLLASDIPPGHTTLRSLALAVADRLVPTSPEGTSASGEPATAERADALRILAVRLADDGRYAEALAAARNAVNDFRQLAAGDLQAHGRGLASALTNLASLLSESNDRTHATVVALEAVALYRSLAETGEAAAKVGLAIALNNLGHHLMEAGDREKAVAAAREAVEMLRELVTLDPALEGTLATALATLSLQLLIAGEHDQALARGWDAVGLLSPLVDVDPAAHIPALTDLLMTLTRVFLETGDRAKAVLAARDAVNLSRQLHTFHPAACRDVLARSLDALANAQLLAGDRTSAVAAAREAVALRRPSAGTESAAEPGLAVALSNLAACLSRAGKRDEAVEAGREAVDINRELSGSNPGAHRDDLATSLSNHAIQLLDAGDKRQALTVAQEAVELLRRTLNPTSSVILGRALSNLGTAAAAKGDRVLALAAARESVEILEGVTAAHPGAYLPNLSDALHNLANRLAEAGDYLEALETGRRAVELRQALARAEPDVFLPEFAGSLTDYASRLSEVGERTEAMSVARDATQIWHQLAARDPDAFLFNLARSLHNLTHRLADAGHPDEAFAAASEAVEHFRRLRESNPAAFEPYLAGSLSAFAQTLSAAGQHPSALEVAGEAVDLRRRQTDTQPGLPTPDLAAALNDLAVALTRADKKPEALPVARETVEIYRTLVADNRTLWLPNLAGSLSNLAPLLVTVSEAEEAQNVARESVNIYREIVKVRPEMFVPVLAGALNNLAYVLRATGDLSEALAAAKEAVQIYRQLAETNSALFLSDLTTSLTNLADALSAQGDVDAAHALFELDPGSPLAEQPAATGYLHAARASWRAGAGDIDGALDDLVVAARRIDDSPASTVVTQGRRLVRTAIGFVLNVDSDLAAPYAERLPAWATLRAREDTIDAIRAWAAVGSWNEREQILAAAAPLLTQPDRRNEVAVLAVINPEHQPIQNLAAMLDEIVADGLDAVLQRYGEAAAFKELLEGWLNAPTWADSRDYLTAHPELTTDPRTHATLVANAAKNPVAAQHLGILNLLANRTTDDVFDIVIDPTVAIDEATDAATIGDAATLSHLRAAAPAIDQAPFSGPFLAGIQALLTGDPSNAVTAITSAISQGTALQRGAATARLRRLRRTRPDQVIDQLITLMESAA
- a CDS encoding restriction endonuclease; the encoded protein is MDNDNAAAAAHIAELGRNLLLNGLGSPVFTVAALEIVAEQSVFRPGQLAVAGTPPEWEDYEPPTPGRASRLVGGSGRYQRELDAARAQWEADTAEFQRAEADRLRELDAARARHDQQASAAHDRVAAHNARLAAQWAACMEGDPEAVEWFVGQALASTTYPDGFPVTRKIAYRPQEHDIVIEIEFPRRSVIPEVREHKLFKTAPEVRPVKWKEPEVKKLYAQLVAWMTLRIVHEVFEATKALDLVDVVVFNGTVIDVAPTTGKDTLYHLVSLEPERPLFEASLELDRVTDPIGCLRELGAKVSPNPYDLEAVKPVVTFDLRRFRLANDATELADLESRPNLMQLTPHDFERLIEKLLKAMGIEAYRTVDSRDDGIDVVATKDDIIFGGVCLVQAKRTKNRVELGTVQAVAGSMNDHNAATGMVVTTSWYGPSSIAFAKRNRITLIKGAELKHMIKRYLDLDVIPGVVEPRRGRGTESA
- a CDS encoding IS1380 family transposase, giving the protein MVQSTGVYPSVRVDVAGRGVVSSAGGVLLTETVWVSGLGRELSAGLSGWRSPLATHDPAKVLLDLAVSLALGGDCLADVALLRAEPELFGLVASDPTVSRTIDRLADDVDRVLAAVDRARAIARGRVWSVAGRRAPDHAVSADDPLVVDLDATLVTAHSEKEQARPTFKRGYGFHPLWAFIDHGQAGGGEPAAVLLRAGNAGSNTAADHITVANRALGQLPRRLRRSRTVLIRADSAGGTHAFVDWLHRRRVGYSVGFTLPEGAAQLIDRLPAAAWTPAYDADRKPRPGAFVAELTGLMDLTGWPPGMRVIARKERPHPGAQLRITDVDGNRITAFATNTVRGQLADLELRHRRRARCEDRIRGAKDTGLTNLPLHDFASNQIWCALVALALDLTAWTQLLALPDHPARRWEPKRLRHRLFWLAGRLARHARQTVLHLAAHHPWAPLAVQAINTLRALPAPG